TTGTTTTTATTGTAACAATTCATATTAAAAACCCCTTTGATAGCCGGCTAATTGTTAGCCGTTTAACAATTATATACAGAATATACTTAACTGTCAATATGTTTTTTACAGGCAGCATAGCTTTAAGGTAGTAACAAAAATCTTTTTTTATAAATAGCTCGAATATAATAGAAACACTTGCATTAAGCCATTCAAATTACACGGTTTTTATTACTGTAATTAAATTATTTTACTATATTAGGCATACGTATTTTTAGGATTCACTTATTAATACCTAAAATATACGGTTAAATCACTAAAAAAGCCTGAAATGAAATTTCATTTCAGGCTTTTTATTTTGAAATATTATTATACTATTTAAATCCAAACATTGCCGCTCCTATGGCACCTGCATAGCTTGAATCAGCATGGGTAACGATATTGTATCCTGTTATTTCGGAAACCGTATCAACTACCCTTTGGGACCTGGCAAGGCCTCCCGTCATTAAAAACAGCTCGTTTTTATCCGGCTGAAGTTTACTTAGCATTTGTGCTATTCTCGCCCCTATAGAACGTAATACGCCGTTTAATATTAAGCTTCTGTCAACGCTTGAAGAAACAAGCCCTATAATTTCTGACTCTGCAAATACGGTGCACATGCTGTTTATATTCACATACTCATTCGTTTGCAGGAAATTATCTATTTCTCCGATGGGGATGTCCAGGGTTTGACATGCCATATCGAGAAATCTTCCTGTTCCTGCCGCGCATTTATCATTCATAAAAAATGACATGGCTTTCTTATTCCTGATTTTTATTACCTTGCAGTCTTGGCCGCCAATATCTATAATTCCGCCGATTTCAGGATTCAGGTAAATGCCCCCCACAGAATGGGCGCTGATTTCCGTAAGAGTTTTTTCCGCAAAATCAATGCTTTCCCTGCCATATCCTGTGGAAACCATAAGGCAGTCCTCCATGGAAAGGCCATTTTTTTCAAGAACAGCTTCTACAATATTTTCGGCAATCTTTGAAGGCTGCCAGCCGGATTTTACAATTGCCCTGTCCAAAACATTTTCTTTGTCTAATAAG
This is a stretch of genomic DNA from Anaeropeptidivorans aminofermentans. It encodes these proteins:
- a CDS encoding acyl-CoA dehydratase activase; its protein translation is MYKYSIGIDSGSTFCKVALLDKENVLDRAIVKSGWQPSKIAENIVEAVLEKNGLSMEDCLMVSTGYGRESIDFAEKTLTEISAHSVGGIYLNPEIGGIIDIGGQDCKVIKIRNKKAMSFFMNDKCAAGTGRFLDMACQTLDIPIGEIDNFLQTNEYVNINSMCTVFAESEIIGLVSSSVDRSLILNGVLRSIGARIAQMLSKLQPDKNELFLMTGGLARSQRVVDTVSEITGYNIVTHADSSYAGAIGAAMFGFK